The Flavobacterium praedii genome window below encodes:
- a CDS encoding DUF6755 family protein yields the protein MSTFRTSQNQANPNKLNNILSTLIFILILNVTIQIWLLYASLNNALENNREILIPAFIASLILFLIGFSWLYYLPTGNKKQQ from the coding sequence ATGAGTACCTTTAGAACCAGTCAAAATCAAGCGAATCCCAATAAGTTGAATAACATTCTTTCGACTTTGATATTTATTTTAATATTGAATGTCACCATTCAGATTTGGTTGTTGTATGCCTCATTGAACAACGCTTTGGAAAACAACAGAGAAATTTTAATACCTGCTTTTATCGCTTCATTAATCTTATTCCTAATAGGATTTTCATGGTTGTATTATTTACCGACAGGTAATAAAAAACAACAATAA
- a CDS encoding Rieske (2Fe-2S) protein, with the protein MSKEDNLNKNWKKDFPILKQQATNVSRRDFAKFLTLVSGGLMVGSGLVAAKAYLLPKEEIEGEHFVCKKDEVPVGGTRAFVIEGSTIPYILIHLESGDFKAYEQKCTHLSCSVFYKPGTGIIHCPCHEGSFDAKTGDVLAGPPPRALPSLEVFFKENDIYVKASQHKDQTV; encoded by the coding sequence ATGTCAAAAGAAGATAATTTAAATAAAAATTGGAAGAAAGACTTTCCAATCCTCAAGCAGCAAGCCACTAATGTAAGTCGTCGTGACTTTGCTAAATTCCTTACGCTCGTTTCGGGCGGATTAATGGTAGGAAGTGGTCTTGTGGCTGCCAAAGCGTATTTACTTCCAAAAGAAGAAATCGAAGGAGAGCATTTCGTGTGTAAAAAAGATGAAGTTCCCGTTGGTGGAACCCGTGCTTTTGTGATCGAGGGTAGTACAATACCTTATATCTTAATTCACCTCGAAAGCGGCGATTTCAAGGCGTATGAGCAAAAATGTACGCACCTCTCCTGTTCCGTTTTTTACAAACCGGGTACCGGAATCATTCATTGTCCCTGTCACGAAGGATCATTTGATGCAAAAACGGGAGATGTTTTAGCTGGGCCACCGCCAAGAGCCTTGCCAAGTCTAGAAGTGTTTTTTAAGGAAAATGATATTTACGTCAAAGCTTCTCAACACAAAGATCAAACCGTTTAA
- a CDS encoding 4Fe-4S dicluster domain-containing protein, translating into MNYTSFNKNEEFFVDMQRCIGCKACEMACAECETNGQETLIHVNYVDRASTIQTTVQVCMHCDDPVCANVCPADAISKDENGIVHTANTERCIGCSNCVMACPFGVPKKEESYDLMMKCTMCYDRTSIGKKPMCATVCPSGALFFGTRTEIEEMRPNSTPVNTFIFGKEIVNTKVNIMMPKGSTELIIY; encoded by the coding sequence ATGAATTATACCAGTTTCAATAAAAACGAGGAATTTTTTGTAGATATGCAACGCTGCATTGGCTGTAAAGCCTGCGAAATGGCTTGTGCCGAATGTGAAACCAATGGTCAGGAAACTTTAATTCACGTGAATTATGTCGATCGGGCTTCTACAATACAAACAACGGTTCAGGTGTGTATGCATTGTGACGATCCTGTTTGTGCTAATGTATGTCCCGCCGATGCGATATCCAAAGATGAAAACGGAATTGTGCATACCGCCAATACAGAAAGATGTATTGGTTGTTCGAATTGCGTGATGGCTTGTCCATTTGGTGTGCCCAAAAAAGAAGAATCGTATGATTTGATGATGAAATGTACAATGTGTTACGATAGAACCAGTATTGGCAAGAAACCCATGTGTGCTACAGTATGTCCTAGTGGCGCTTTGTTTTTTGGAACAAGAACTGAAATCGAAGAAATGCGTCCAAATAGCACACCAGTCAATACCTTTATATTTGGCAAAGAAATTGTAAATACCAAAGTCAATATCATGATGCCAAAAGGCAGTACGGAGTTGATTATTTATTGA
- a CDS encoding molybdopterin oxidoreductase family protein, whose product MAKLPVSEENIVKHFGPTLNYAPKDGYVGRDEPDEAIKTHCCFCGMQCGIQLLVKENKVVGFEPWMEFPFNEGRLCPKGVQRYLQNNHPDRLMTPLKRVEGQGFVPTSWDEAMSKTVSEIKRIQEKYGNDAMSMLSGVSLTNEKSYLVGKFARVALKTKNLDYNGRLCMVSAGAGNKKAFGLDRASNNYSDLEYAEVIIVAGANISETFPTLTHWIWKARDRGAKIIVVDPRMIPLARTADIHLDVRPGTDSALYGAMLKYLVDHDMLDHDFIDNYTSGFQETIDAVKDYTLEWAEEVTGIDKNKIREAAELWGKAKTSFLLHARGIEHHSKGVDNVLGCINLVLATGRIGRPYCGYGTITGQGNGQGGREHGHKCDQLPGNRDIENPEHRKYISEVWGINEKDMPGKGLSAYEIIEAIHRGEIKGLISICFNPLVSLPNSNYVREALEKLEYYVCIDFFLNETARHADIVLAGSLQEEEEGTTTSAEGRVIRIRQAVTPPGDARTDTSIILELAKRLGVEDKFTYENSEAIFNELRVASKGGTADYNGITYKKIEDNMGVFWPCPTEDHPGTPRLWEDKKFKTPDGKAHFNPAPYKLPGEVTDAEFPVILTTGRVVSQYLSGTQTRRIGKLVDQFPEPLLEIHPTLAKQYGIQQRELIKVSTRRGEGIFPANIVETIREDTVFIPYHWSGKKSANQLTPGTLDPISKIPEFKVCACHLEPLKEIAAPSKESTAYASV is encoded by the coding sequence ATGGCAAAATTACCAGTATCAGAAGAAAATATCGTTAAGCATTTTGGCCCCACGCTGAACTATGCGCCAAAAGATGGTTATGTAGGTAGGGATGAACCGGATGAAGCTATAAAAACACATTGTTGTTTTTGTGGAATGCAATGCGGAATCCAATTGTTAGTGAAAGAAAATAAAGTGGTAGGTTTTGAGCCTTGGATGGAGTTTCCCTTTAATGAAGGAAGATTGTGTCCGAAAGGGGTGCAACGCTACTTGCAAAATAATCATCCAGATCGTTTGATGACTCCTTTGAAAAGAGTAGAAGGGCAAGGTTTTGTACCTACATCATGGGATGAGGCGATGAGCAAAACGGTTTCGGAAATAAAAAGAATTCAAGAGAAGTATGGGAATGACGCTATGTCGATGCTATCCGGAGTTTCGTTAACCAATGAGAAAAGTTACCTCGTTGGAAAATTTGCTCGTGTGGCGCTTAAAACCAAAAACTTAGATTACAACGGTCGTTTGTGTATGGTGAGTGCAGGAGCTGGTAACAAAAAAGCATTTGGACTAGACAGGGCTTCGAATAATTATTCGGATCTCGAATATGCCGAAGTGATTATTGTGGCTGGTGCCAATATCAGTGAAACATTTCCAACGTTGACACACTGGATTTGGAAAGCCCGTGACCGAGGAGCCAAAATTATAGTAGTTGACCCAAGGATGATTCCACTTGCTAGAACTGCCGACATTCATTTGGATGTTCGTCCTGGAACTGACTCGGCCTTATATGGTGCAATGCTAAAATATTTGGTGGATCACGATATGCTGGATCATGATTTTATAGATAATTATACTTCTGGTTTTCAAGAAACGATAGATGCCGTAAAAGACTATACCCTAGAATGGGCAGAGGAAGTTACGGGAATTGATAAAAATAAAATAAGGGAAGCCGCGGAATTGTGGGGCAAAGCCAAAACGAGTTTCTTACTACATGCCCGTGGAATAGAACACCACTCAAAAGGGGTAGATAATGTTTTGGGTTGCATCAATTTGGTTTTGGCAACTGGAAGAATTGGTAGACCTTATTGTGGTTATGGAACCATTACAGGACAAGGAAACGGACAAGGAGGTAGAGAACATGGTCATAAATGCGATCAATTGCCAGGAAATAGAGATATTGAAAATCCGGAACACCGCAAGTATATTTCGGAAGTTTGGGGGATTAATGAGAAAGATATGCCTGGAAAAGGACTATCGGCTTATGAAATTATAGAAGCAATTCATCGTGGAGAAATAAAAGGATTAATTTCTATTTGTTTCAATCCATTGGTGTCTTTGCCAAATAGCAATTATGTTCGAGAAGCGTTGGAGAAACTGGAATATTACGTTTGCATTGACTTTTTCTTGAATGAAACAGCGCGTCACGCCGATATCGTTTTGGCGGGTTCTTTGCAGGAAGAAGAAGAAGGAACAACCACATCGGCAGAGGGAAGAGTAATCCGAATTCGTCAGGCAGTAACGCCTCCGGGCGATGCGAGAACGGATACTTCGATCATTCTTGAATTAGCCAAAAGATTGGGTGTTGAAGATAAGTTTACCTATGAAAATAGTGAAGCTATTTTTAATGAATTACGAGTGGCTTCAAAAGGAGGAACAGCCGATTATAACGGAATCACCTATAAAAAGATTGAAGATAATATGGGAGTCTTTTGGCCATGTCCAACGGAAGATCATCCAGGAACACCAAGATTGTGGGAAGATAAAAAGTTTAAGACACCTGACGGGAAAGCCCATTTTAATCCAGCACCTTACAAACTTCCGGGAGAGGTTACCGATGCCGAATTTCCTGTGATATTAACGACGGGACGTGTGGTATCTCAATATTTGAGTGGAACGCAAACCCGTAGAATAGGGAAGTTGGTTGATCAGTTTCCAGAGCCATTATTAGAAATTCATCCTACTTTGGCTAAACAATACGGAATTCAACAGAGAGAATTAATCAAGGTGTCGACACGTCGGGGAGAAGGAATTTTTCCAGCAAATATTGTTGAAACCATTCGGGAGGATACAGTTTTTATTCCATACCACTGGTCTGGGAAAAAATCAGCCAATCAATTAACACCCGGGACGTTAGATCCTATTTCAAAAATACCGGAGTTCAAAGTATGTGCTTGCCACTTAGAACCACTCAAAGAGATTGCAGCGCCTTCCAAAGAATCAACAGCTTATGCGAGTGTTTAA
- a CDS encoding MFS transporter has protein sequence MKNKTYNTKALLIATGLSIFMIGLVFFGSRNLQNFDAALVTYLFGTVFAFFGIVYRYSVWLQRPPTWIYFKRGITYLVTGKVFSHFWFATKETIANIVFQKFIYPRGKYRWVAHFMIAVGCTSAFLVTIPLTFGWIHFAMAPNTISVYEAYFFGYKVMDFKLDSIVAFLTFHALNWSSYLVIFGSLYYLRRRLTNPGLIATQSFEGDLLPLILLIAISVTGLGLTYSYQFMKGFAFDFLAVLHAVTVILFLIWIPFGKFFHIIQRPAQIGAHIYKKEGMKQGMAVCPHTGEAFATKLHINDLKTVTEQLGFNFTHDDGTSHLDLSPEGKRSRLAQAHLKARLEGGNLFG, from the coding sequence ATGAAAAACAAAACATATAATACCAAAGCATTACTGATTGCAACTGGTCTTTCCATTTTTATGATTGGGTTAGTGTTTTTTGGTTCAAGAAATCTCCAGAATTTTGATGCGGCATTGGTAACCTATTTATTTGGAACAGTGTTTGCTTTCTTCGGAATAGTCTATCGCTATTCGGTTTGGCTGCAAAGACCACCCACATGGATCTATTTCAAACGGGGTATTACGTATTTGGTAACTGGAAAAGTGTTTTCTCATTTTTGGTTTGCCACAAAAGAAACTATAGCGAATATTGTTTTTCAGAAATTTATTTATCCTAGAGGTAAGTACCGATGGGTGGCGCATTTTATGATAGCAGTGGGATGTACTTCGGCTTTTTTGGTTACAATCCCTCTTACTTTTGGTTGGATTCATTTTGCAATGGCACCCAATACCATTTCGGTCTATGAAGCTTACTTTTTTGGATATAAAGTCATGGACTTTAAATTGGATTCTATAGTTGCATTTTTGACTTTTCATGCTTTAAACTGGTCGTCGTATTTGGTTATTTTTGGATCACTTTATTATTTGAGAAGACGTTTGACAAATCCCGGATTGATTGCCACTCAGTCTTTCGAAGGAGATTTATTACCGCTTATTTTATTGATCGCCATTTCAGTAACAGGATTGGGACTTACCTATTCGTATCAATTTATGAAAGGATTTGCTTTTGATTTCTTGGCAGTTTTACACGCTGTGACGGTAATCTTATTTTTGATATGGATTCCTTTCGGGAAGTTTTTTCATATTATTCAGCGTCCGGCACAAATTGGAGCACATATTTACAAAAAGGAAGGGATGAAGCAAGGAATGGCGGTTTGTCCTCATACAGGAGAAGCTTTTGCTACCAAGTTGCATATAAATGATTTGAAAACGGTGACGGAACAATTGGGTTTTAATTTTACGCACGATGATGGAACATCACACTTGGATTTGAGCCCTGAGGGTAAAAGATCTCGACTGGCACAAGCGCATTTAAAAGCCAGACTTGAAGGCGGAAATTTATTCGGATAA
- a CDS encoding magnesium transporter MgtE N-terminal domain-containing protein — MKTWLDKWEPENEEFWEKTGSKIAWKTLTITTLSLILSFASWFMMSVIAVKLPGLGFSFSKDQLFWLVAIPGLAAGFLRIIHTFILPIFGTRHVVAFATLIKLIPVVGIGFAVMDTNTPFWVFAILAFTCGFGGGDFSSYMPSTSLFFPKRLKGTALGIQAGIGNFGVSLAQFITPLILSVSIYGAASVFTSIDPKETLAVFQNASLEKQKEVFGVLDADVQTKILENVKKPVLDSVMTATQSTDNAVIFAALPLKAKSKAIANANPKLAEKILNKISPDNTAVKNKEVYIQSAAFWYIPFLLILAVISWFYLKSIPMQASIKEQMDIFKNKHTWYCTITYVMTFGTFAGMSAAFPLMIKFLYGDFPNAPDPLVYAFYGPLIGSASRIAFGFVADKVGGAILTTITGLGILTGAILLVTQGLVAPTSMDQFPMFVGVILAMFFFTGVGNAGTFRQYPIIFADNQRQAAGVIGWTAAIAAFGPFIFSKFIGNNITANGTVNQFFYGLIVFTILATVINWWFYNRKGCEKPS; from the coding sequence ATGAAAACATGGCTAGACAAATGGGAACCGGAAAATGAAGAATTCTGGGAAAAAACAGGGAGTAAGATTGCTTGGAAAACTTTAACAATTACCACTTTATCACTAATTTTATCTTTTGCCTCCTGGTTTATGATGAGCGTAATTGCAGTCAAACTTCCGGGACTTGGATTTTCGTTTTCTAAAGACCAACTTTTTTGGTTGGTGGCTATACCTGGTTTAGCCGCTGGTTTTTTACGAATCATTCATACTTTTATATTACCCATTTTTGGCACGCGACATGTTGTGGCTTTCGCTACTTTAATAAAATTAATTCCAGTTGTTGGAATAGGTTTTGCCGTGATGGATACCAATACACCGTTTTGGGTTTTTGCTATTTTGGCTTTTACCTGTGGTTTTGGTGGGGGTGATTTCTCTTCCTACATGCCAAGTACGAGTTTGTTTTTTCCAAAAAGGCTCAAAGGGACCGCTTTGGGAATTCAAGCAGGAATTGGGAATTTTGGGGTTTCACTAGCACAGTTTATTACCCCACTTATTTTGAGTGTGAGTATTTACGGAGCCGCTTCAGTATTTACAAGCATTGATCCAAAAGAAACGCTTGCTGTTTTTCAGAATGCTAGTTTAGAAAAGCAAAAAGAAGTATTTGGAGTATTGGATGCCGATGTGCAAACCAAAATATTGGAAAATGTAAAGAAACCAGTATTGGATTCGGTTATGACAGCGACTCAATCAACCGATAATGCAGTTATTTTTGCAGCTTTGCCTTTAAAAGCAAAATCAAAAGCCATTGCAAATGCGAACCCAAAGTTGGCTGAAAAAATATTAAATAAAATTAGTCCAGATAATACCGCTGTGAAAAATAAAGAGGTATACATTCAATCTGCTGCTTTTTGGTACATCCCTTTTCTTTTGATTCTGGCTGTTATCAGTTGGTTTTATTTAAAAAGTATTCCAATGCAAGCTTCCATAAAAGAGCAAATGGATATTTTTAAAAACAAGCATACTTGGTATTGTACGATTACTTACGTAATGACTTTTGGAACTTTCGCAGGTATGTCGGCTGCATTCCCTTTGATGATTAAATTTTTATATGGTGATTTTCCAAATGCTCCAGATCCATTAGTATATGCTTTTTATGGACCACTGATTGGTTCAGCTAGTAGAATTGCTTTTGGTTTTGTGGCGGATAAAGTGGGAGGTGCAATTTTGACCACTATTACAGGTTTAGGGATTTTAACTGGAGCGATACTTTTAGTGACGCAAGGTTTGGTTGCACCAACGAGCATGGATCAATTTCCGATGTTTGTGGGAGTGATTTTAGCAATGTTCTTCTTTACGGGTGTCGGAAATGCAGGTACCTTCAGACAATATCCGATCATTTTTGCTGATAATCAACGTCAGGCTGCAGGAGTAATTGGTTGGACCGCTGCAATTGCCGCTTTTGGACCTTTTATTTTTTCTAAATTTATTGGAAATAATATTACAGCTAATGGTACTGTAAATCAGTTCTTTTATGGTTTAATTGTTTTCACTATCTTAGCTACAGTTATTAATTGGTGGTTTTACAACCGCAAAGGATGTGAGAAACCAAGTTAG